Proteins from a genomic interval of Anatilimnocola floriformis:
- a CDS encoding MFS transporter: MNSIRFKLGVMMFLQFFIWGAWLPPSFGFFGAGALGFTDWQQNLLNFCFPIAAIIAMFGANQFVDRNFAAERYLAFSHLIGGLAILGFGVMSYMAFQGETAHVQSFWLYFLCMAVHCFFYVPTISVTNTMAFANLKDPQKDFGPVRLWGTIGWIAASWPFIFILADWAKIPSVEAAGGFVKWLGMALGTGKTGIDLNAGKSFAFITAGIASLLLAAFSLALPHTPPKRVETGKGSDPLKSNDSSLAWLEAMKLLRHPFLFVLFIVTFIDATVHDGFFFYGFTYLEKVGVPSNWIQPAMTVGQISEILTMAILGYVLKSLGWRYTMVIGVLGHALRFAVFAMIPNPYVAVAVNIVHGVCYAFFFATLYIFVDAVFPKDARTSAQGLFNFLILGMGPIASRYVWPALQSMYTVPVVDKAGNAIQTIQYNPLLLFPSGAAIVAALLLLFFFHPPKDIDESTVEVGH, translated from the coding sequence ATGAATTCGATCCGCTTCAAGCTTGGCGTGATGATGTTCCTCCAGTTCTTCATCTGGGGAGCCTGGCTGCCGCCGAGCTTTGGTTTCTTTGGCGCTGGCGCTCTTGGCTTTACGGACTGGCAGCAGAACTTGCTGAATTTCTGTTTCCCGATTGCGGCCATCATTGCGATGTTCGGCGCCAACCAGTTTGTCGATCGCAACTTTGCCGCCGAGCGCTACCTGGCCTTCAGCCATCTGATTGGCGGCCTCGCGATTCTCGGCTTTGGCGTGATGTCGTACATGGCGTTTCAAGGAGAAACGGCGCACGTGCAGAGCTTCTGGCTGTACTTCCTCTGCATGGCAGTTCACTGCTTCTTCTACGTGCCGACCATTTCGGTGACGAACACGATGGCCTTTGCGAATCTCAAGGATCCGCAAAAGGACTTCGGCCCGGTGCGCTTGTGGGGCACCATCGGCTGGATCGCCGCAAGTTGGCCGTTCATTTTCATCCTCGCCGACTGGGCGAAGATTCCCAGCGTCGAGGCGGCAGGTGGTTTTGTGAAATGGCTGGGCATGGCGCTCGGCACGGGCAAAACAGGCATCGATCTGAACGCCGGCAAGAGCTTTGCATTTATCACGGCGGGCATTGCCTCGCTGCTGCTCGCGGCCTTCAGCCTGGCGTTGCCGCACACACCGCCAAAGCGAGTCGAAACCGGCAAGGGGAGCGATCCTCTCAAGAGCAACGATAGCTCGCTCGCCTGGCTCGAAGCGATGAAGCTGCTGCGGCATCCGTTCTTGTTCGTGCTGTTCATCGTGACCTTTATCGATGCCACGGTGCATGACGGCTTTTTCTTTTATGGCTTTACGTATCTGGAAAAAGTCGGCGTGCCGTCGAACTGGATTCAGCCGGCCATGACCGTCGGACAGATTTCCGAAATTCTTACGATGGCGATTCTCGGCTACGTGCTGAAGTCGCTCGGCTGGCGGTACACGATGGTCATCGGCGTGCTCGGTCACGCGTTGCGGTTTGCGGTCTTTGCTATGATTCCCAATCCCTACGTCGCCGTTGCCGTGAATATCGTCCACGGTGTGTGCTATGCGTTCTTCTTCGCCACACTCTACATCTTTGTCGATGCCGTGTTTCCGAAGGACGCTCGCACCAGCGCTCAGGGGTTGTTCAACTTTTTGATTCTCGGCATGGGGCCAATCGCCTCGCGCTACGTTTGGCCGGCGCTGCAGAGTATGTACACGGTGCCTGTCGTCGACAAAGCGGGCAACGCTATCCAGACGATTCAGTACAACCCGCTCCTTCTCTTTCCCTCGGGGGCTGCGATTGTGGCCGCGTTGCTGCTGTTGTTCTTCTTCCATCCGCCGAAGGACATTGACGAATCGACGGTGGAGGTCGGACACTAA
- a CDS encoding sugar phosphate isomerase/epimerase family protein translates to MFVSASTDCFPDLSFRGALDRLGDLEYTAVEIAMFEDRDQFKPSYVLANLDQAIDTCRNTHRLDVVAFDTRITATGEAHYEQFLALCRLAKAVKVVTLTIPSAEVGTPFNEEVDHLRKLVDIATLQGVRVALKSQIGRLSEDMDTVTVLCDNVKGLGLTLDPSVYIYGNAQGRAIDKLMKYTFSTQLRDTNKNGFQVRVGQGDVEYGKLISQLQKVKYNRALSVYISETEGVDHAGELRKLRLLLESLL, encoded by the coding sequence GTGTTTGTCTCGGCCTCTACCGATTGCTTTCCCGATTTGTCTTTTCGCGGCGCCCTCGATCGCCTCGGCGACCTCGAGTACACCGCGGTTGAGATCGCGATGTTCGAAGATCGTGACCAGTTCAAGCCTTCGTACGTGCTGGCCAATCTCGACCAGGCGATCGATACCTGTCGCAACACGCACCGGCTCGACGTCGTCGCCTTCGACACCCGCATCACCGCCACCGGTGAAGCGCACTACGAACAATTTCTCGCCCTCTGCCGCCTGGCCAAAGCGGTGAAGGTGGTTACGCTCACAATTCCGTCGGCTGAGGTCGGCACGCCGTTCAACGAAGAGGTCGATCACCTTCGCAAGCTGGTCGACATCGCCACGCTGCAAGGCGTACGCGTTGCGCTCAAGAGCCAGATCGGCCGACTGAGCGAAGACATGGATACCGTCACCGTCCTCTGCGACAACGTGAAGGGGCTCGGCCTGACGCTCGACCCGAGCGTTTACATCTATGGCAATGCCCAGGGCCGCGCCATCGACAAGCTGATGAAGTACACGTTCAGCACGCAGCTGCGCGACACCAACAAAAATGGCTTTCAGGTTCGCGTCGGGCAGGGCGATGTGGAATACGGCAAGCTGATTTCGCAGCTGCAAAAGGTGAAGTACAACCGCGCCCTCAGCGTTTACATCAGCGAGACCGAAGGGGTCGACCACGCCGGTGAATTGCGCAAACTGCGGCTGTTGCTCGAGAGCTTGCTGTAG
- a CDS encoding discoidin domain-containing protein, giving the protein MLSRFPLATTVWSVIVLLEATAGARAQSVENQTPEKQTLEKQLLAETHPVLAADARKLGDPVRGAAIFYARALACATCHSVGDRAGAIGPDLARLDKKTTDAALVESLLEPSKVIAPLYATVVLEMNDGRIITGLPVEEYGERLVLRDPAQLEKLITLRKADIADRKKTEQSIMPAGQVNQLANRQQFLDLVRYLIELRDGGAQRARELQPPNSLDVPERPLPWQPVVQRGEVEVDGDSKYPHAVALGFDGGTVLFDANRLGIVAWWSDGFVKPRPQNYFGLWWNREGNLLEQQKLATPELSFQLTEQGEWQSFEPAATSDPNTGTRFDGYQIGKSAVRLHYRVRVGQQRITVTEDVRAELRPQWHCYVRELRFTGLPAGARAGLTLSGKTTCSTNAVSITELEAKTLEQRFVSAAAADDRPVVLRVDQCMYRGTNPAPTVLDRARLLKAPVLDDKFDRPVTPPKPLPELAANEPAPPPVSLRSGVTPKENVDEFPAATARFLRFVVTRTNDGSAPGVDELEIYGPDSKDNLSLTGKATASSVISGHAIHQIPHLNDGKLGNNHSWISAENGGGWAQIEFEQPTKMNRIVWARDRTGVCRDRLAVAYRIEVSDDGKTWKKVGDEAGRAAPENLVGAVRRDAAPGYVLESIPTPFSSCRPSDVAFRDDGVMFVTAMTEGQIWASRIPPPGQPERVKWQLYATGLYHPLGLAIVDGRLYVAQKTEITEIIDSDGDLRADHYRTAATGWGLSTGWHEYCFGLAVDPQKNLWFALNTGYFWTNPGYVNPGRWRGSILRVAHGSEKLEEMAKGCRVPNGIARGPEGNIFYTDNQGDWIQACKLAHIVPNRFYGHPETKADALPQGTYPDGRSAIWLPYERSRSTSGPVHDATQGRFGPYADQMFVGDVGYGANAGVMRIALEKVKGEYQGACFRFIDGQPSGCERMKFGPDDQLYMASLSTGLTRLKYEGKTPAALQAIHIRPRGVGFTVKLTQPLAEDANLAPERFKVRRYHYLYTGNYGSPNADETNVPVEKVELNAERTELTLTLPVETYPIGMVYAFQFGELKFASGDRLAQNEAWYTVQQIPE; this is encoded by the coding sequence ATGTTGTCACGCTTTCCTCTCGCCACTACCGTCTGGAGTGTGATCGTTCTGCTCGAGGCCACAGCAGGCGCTCGGGCACAATCGGTTGAGAATCAAACACCGGAGAAACAGACTCTCGAAAAGCAACTGCTTGCCGAAACGCATCCAGTGCTGGCTGCCGACGCCCGGAAGCTGGGCGATCCGGTTCGTGGCGCAGCGATTTTTTATGCTCGGGCGCTGGCCTGTGCGACTTGCCACAGCGTGGGCGATCGGGCCGGAGCGATCGGCCCCGACTTGGCTCGGCTCGATAAGAAGACAACCGATGCTGCTCTCGTGGAGTCGCTGCTGGAACCGTCAAAGGTCATTGCGCCGCTGTATGCGACGGTCGTTTTGGAAATGAACGATGGGCGGATCATCACAGGGCTGCCGGTCGAAGAATATGGCGAGCGGCTGGTGCTCCGCGATCCGGCTCAACTGGAAAAACTGATTACGCTCCGGAAGGCCGATATCGCCGATCGAAAGAAGACCGAGCAATCGATCATGCCGGCCGGGCAAGTCAATCAACTCGCCAATCGGCAGCAGTTCCTCGACCTCGTGCGGTATCTCATCGAACTGCGCGACGGCGGCGCGCAGCGCGCTCGCGAATTGCAGCCGCCGAATTCGCTCGATGTGCCCGAGCGGCCGTTGCCGTGGCAACCTGTGGTGCAGCGCGGCGAAGTGGAAGTCGACGGCGACTCGAAATATCCGCATGCCGTGGCCCTTGGTTTCGACGGCGGCACGGTGCTCTTCGATGCCAATCGCCTGGGCATAGTGGCGTGGTGGAGCGACGGCTTCGTCAAACCACGGCCGCAAAACTACTTCGGCCTGTGGTGGAATCGCGAAGGGAATCTGCTGGAACAACAGAAGCTCGCGACGCCAGAATTGAGCTTTCAATTGACCGAACAAGGTGAGTGGCAATCGTTCGAGCCGGCCGCCACAAGCGATCCCAACACAGGCACGCGGTTCGACGGTTATCAAATCGGCAAGTCGGCCGTGCGTCTGCATTACCGCGTCCGCGTCGGCCAGCAACGAATCACGGTGACGGAAGATGTGCGGGCAGAACTTCGTCCTCAATGGCATTGCTACGTGCGCGAACTCCGCTTCACGGGTTTGCCGGCAGGTGCACGAGCTGGGCTCACGTTGTCAGGCAAAACAACGTGTTCAACCAATGCTGTCTCAATAACTGAACTGGAAGCGAAAACGTTGGAACAGCGTTTCGTTTCTGCGGCGGCAGCGGATGACAGACCAGTAGTGCTGCGCGTCGACCAATGCATGTATCGCGGCACGAATCCCGCGCCAACGGTACTCGATCGCGCTCGGCTGTTGAAAGCGCCGGTACTCGACGACAAGTTCGATCGACCCGTGACGCCGCCGAAGCCGTTGCCCGAGTTGGCTGCGAACGAGCCTGCCCCGCCGCCCGTTTCATTGCGGTCCGGCGTGACTCCCAAAGAAAACGTCGATGAGTTTCCTGCCGCGACGGCGAGGTTCCTGCGCTTTGTCGTGACGCGCACCAACGACGGCTCGGCGCCGGGTGTCGATGAACTCGAAATCTACGGCCCCGATTCCAAGGACAACTTGAGCCTGACTGGCAAGGCAACGGCATCGAGTGTGATCTCGGGACACGCGATTCACCAAATCCCGCACCTCAACGACGGCAAGCTAGGCAACAACCACAGCTGGATCAGCGCCGAGAACGGCGGCGGTTGGGCGCAAATCGAATTCGAACAGCCGACGAAAATGAACCGCATCGTGTGGGCTCGCGATCGCACGGGCGTTTGCCGAGATCGGCTCGCCGTGGCGTATCGCATCGAAGTCTCCGACGACGGTAAAACGTGGAAGAAGGTCGGCGATGAAGCAGGACGCGCCGCGCCGGAAAATCTGGTCGGAGCAGTGCGCCGCGATGCAGCGCCGGGGTACGTGCTCGAATCAATTCCCACGCCGTTCTCGAGTTGCCGGCCGTCGGATGTCGCGTTTCGTGATGACGGCGTGATGTTTGTCACCGCGATGACGGAAGGTCAGATCTGGGCGTCGCGCATTCCGCCGCCCGGCCAACCGGAGCGCGTGAAGTGGCAGCTCTATGCGACCGGCCTGTATCATCCCCTCGGCCTGGCCATTGTCGACGGCCGGCTGTACGTCGCGCAGAAAACGGAAATCACCGAGATCATCGACAGCGATGGCGACCTCCGCGCCGATCACTATCGTACGGCGGCGACCGGCTGGGGATTGTCGACGGGCTGGCACGAGTACTGCTTCGGCCTGGCCGTCGATCCGCAGAAGAATCTCTGGTTCGCGCTCAACACGGGTTACTTCTGGACGAACCCGGGCTACGTGAATCCGGGGCGTTGGCGCGGCTCGATTCTGCGTGTCGCTCACGGCAGCGAGAAACTCGAAGAGATGGCGAAGGGCTGTCGCGTGCCGAACGGCATCGCGCGCGGGCCGGAAGGAAACATCTTCTATACCGACAATCAAGGCGACTGGATTCAAGCCTGCAAGCTCGCGCACATCGTGCCGAACCGTTTCTATGGCCATCCGGAAACCAAGGCCGATGCGCTGCCGCAGGGAACTTATCCCGACGGCAGGAGCGCGATCTGGTTGCCGTATGAGCGCTCGCGCAGCACTTCCGGTCCCGTGCATGATGCCACGCAAGGCCGCTTTGGCCCGTACGCCGATCAAATGTTCGTCGGCGACGTCGGCTACGGCGCGAACGCGGGGGTCATGCGGATCGCGCTCGAAAAAGTGAAGGGCGAATATCAGGGCGCTTGCTTCCGCTTCATCGACGGTCAGCCGTCGGGCTGTGAGCGGATGAAGTTCGGCCCCGACGATCAGCTGTACATGGCTTCGCTTTCAACGGGCCTGACGCGCTTGAAGTACGAAGGCAAAACGCCGGCGGCGCTGCAAGCAATTCACATTCGGCCGCGCGGCGTGGGCTTTACGGTGAAGCTCACCCAGCCGCTTGCCGAAGATGCGAACCTCGCGCCCGAGCGCTTCAAAGTTCGTCGTTACCATTATCTCTACACCGGCAACTACGGCTCGCCCAATGCGGACGAAACCAACGTGCCGGTGGAGAAAGTCGAACTCAACGCCGAACGAACCGAGCTCACGCTGACGCTCCCTGTCGAGACCTACCCGATCGGCATGGTCTACGCGTTTCAGTTCGGCGAGCTGAAGTTCGCCAGTGGCGACCGCCTCGCGCAAAACGAGGCGTGGTATACGGTGCAGCAGATTCCGGAGTAG
- a CDS encoding sigma-54 interaction domain-containing protein, translating into MYPNRLQPTPDTGPPIPGLIGASPAMEAVYQLTRKVARTNASVLLMGETGTGKEMIATAIHRLSSRSSGPFVRVNCGALSESLLESELFGHVRGAFTGAVNNRTGRFEAAHTGTIFLDEINSTSLFLQVKLLRVLQEREFERVGDTATIRVDTRIVAASNVNLYEAVESERFREDLYWRLNVVPIVIPPLRMRREDVPSLIAHFLRIYSERNEKHVVHIQPQAIEALQDYHWPGNVRELQNYVERAVAMADGDELTVELLPETVLGKRERRGGKIRGVDLDTLVYEVVQQGVNQLGTDEHHLHEKIVNRVEKELIVQVMQLCNSVQTKAANRLGINRNTLRSKLVEYNLEEKDEKADE; encoded by the coding sequence ATGTACCCCAATCGCCTGCAACCCACACCGGATACCGGCCCGCCGATTCCGGGTCTGATCGGGGCCAGCCCGGCGATGGAAGCCGTCTATCAGCTTACGCGCAAAGTCGCGCGGACCAACGCTTCGGTGTTGCTGATGGGCGAAACCGGCACCGGTAAGGAAATGATCGCCACGGCGATCCATCGCCTCAGCAGTCGCTCGAGTGGCCCGTTCGTCCGCGTCAACTGCGGCGCACTGAGCGAGAGCCTGCTCGAGAGCGAACTCTTCGGCCACGTGCGCGGCGCATTCACCGGCGCCGTGAACAACCGCACCGGCCGTTTCGAAGCGGCTCATACCGGCACGATCTTTCTCGACGAAATCAACAGCACTAGCCTGTTCCTGCAAGTGAAGCTGTTGCGCGTGCTGCAAGAGCGTGAGTTCGAGCGCGTGGGCGATACGGCGACCATTCGCGTCGACACCCGCATCGTCGCGGCAAGCAACGTCAATCTGTACGAAGCGGTGGAGTCCGAGCGGTTTCGCGAGGACTTGTACTGGCGGCTCAACGTGGTGCCGATCGTCATCCCGCCGCTCCGCATGCGCCGCGAGGATGTCCCTTCGCTGATCGCGCATTTCCTGCGGATCTATAGCGAGCGGAATGAAAAGCACGTCGTACATATTCAGCCGCAAGCCATCGAAGCATTGCAGGATTATCACTGGCCAGGGAACGTTCGCGAGCTGCAAAACTACGTCGAGCGGGCCGTGGCGATGGCGGATGGCGATGAACTGACGGTCGAGCTGCTGCCGGAAACGGTGCTGGGCAAGCGTGAACGCCGCGGCGGCAAAATTCGAGGTGTCGATCTCGACACGCTCGTTTACGAAGTGGTGCAGCAGGGAGTAAACCAGCTCGGCACGGACGAGCATCATTTGCACGAGAAGATCGTCAACCGCGTGGAGAAAGAGCTGATTGTGCAGGTTATGCAGCTCTGCAATAGCGTGCAAACCAAGGCCGCCAATCGCCTCGGCATCAACCGAAATACGCTGCGGAGCAAGCTCGTCGAGTACAATCTAGAAGAGAAGGACGAGAAGGCCGACGAGTAG
- a CDS encoding acetolactate synthase encodes MSIGEGVDTPYVTARGRGFPTIRQFTVFLENRVGQLMEVIRRFEGSKVRIVALSINDATECAFVRFLLSHPEQGREILERAGLAIIESELIGVELPQTNQPLLEVCTALLQAEVNIVQAYPLLIRPHGKPAVALMVDNLDMAMATLNNKGFSMIHEVDLADED; translated from the coding sequence ATGAGCATCGGCGAAGGAGTGGATACTCCGTATGTGACAGCCCGTGGCCGAGGGTTTCCCACGATCCGGCAGTTCACCGTCTTTCTGGAGAACCGCGTCGGCCAACTGATGGAAGTCATCCGCCGCTTCGAAGGAAGCAAAGTGCGGATCGTCGCTCTCTCGATCAACGACGCCACCGAGTGCGCGTTCGTCCGCTTCCTCCTCAGCCATCCCGAGCAAGGGCGAGAAATCTTGGAACGGGCCGGCCTGGCCATCATCGAGAGCGAGCTGATCGGCGTCGAACTGCCGCAAACCAATCAGCCGCTGCTGGAAGTCTGCACCGCGCTGCTGCAAGCCGAAGTCAACATCGTGCAGGCCTATCCGCTGCTGATCCGTCCCCACGGCAAACCCGCCGTGGCGCTGATGGTCGACAATCTCGACATGGCCATGGCCACGCTCAACAACAAAGGCTTCTCGATGATCCACGAAGTGGATCTCGCCGACGAGGATTAA
- a CDS encoding HEAT repeat domain-containing protein, producing MLTRKHLFGALSLACGLFALIDSASAEVFLLRSGGRVEGQWLNPQRAVTDNYLLRNLAGVQISLAGPQVQRVLATSDVQKQYEDLLHKMPQTVTGHWQLAQWCRDAGLTQQRKFHLEEILKLDTNHEEARLALGYGKFATGGWMTPDEFMLRQGYVKYHGAWKLPQEIELAAREREFELADKQWRKQLKIWIGNLDSEKRGADAAQSIQGIRDPAAANALADILADEKNPIDVRQMCLDVIGKLPPGMATSQLIQLALHDSNENLRERCLAELRRQGGHLAIPVFVKALTNKDNKVVRRAAVGLQVLGATSATKPLIDALVTTHKTVKQGNPGQMGASFGGGGDNGGLGGLSMGSKTQVIIDHQKNDEVLSALLSLHPGVNHSYDKEKWRQWLMSQKGSAVLDFRRVE from the coding sequence ATGCTTACCCGCAAACATCTTTTCGGTGCGCTTTCGCTGGCCTGCGGTCTGTTTGCCTTGATTGATTCAGCGTCGGCTGAAGTTTTTCTGCTCCGCAGCGGCGGCCGCGTCGAAGGGCAGTGGCTTAACCCGCAGCGGGCCGTGACCGACAACTATCTGCTCCGCAATCTGGCTGGCGTGCAGATTTCGCTCGCCGGGCCGCAAGTGCAGCGCGTGCTGGCCACTTCGGACGTGCAAAAGCAATACGAAGATCTGCTGCACAAAATGCCGCAGACCGTTACCGGCCATTGGCAACTGGCCCAGTGGTGCCGCGATGCCGGGCTGACGCAGCAACGAAAGTTTCATCTCGAAGAGATTTTGAAACTCGACACCAATCACGAAGAAGCCCGCCTCGCGCTGGGCTACGGCAAGTTTGCCACCGGCGGCTGGATGACGCCGGACGAGTTCATGCTGCGGCAAGGCTATGTGAAATATCACGGCGCTTGGAAGCTGCCGCAGGAGATCGAGCTCGCTGCCCGCGAGCGCGAGTTTGAACTTGCCGACAAGCAATGGCGAAAGCAGCTGAAAATCTGGATCGGCAATCTCGATAGCGAGAAGCGGGGCGCCGATGCCGCGCAGAGCATCCAAGGCATTCGCGATCCCGCGGCGGCAAACGCTCTGGCCGATATTCTCGCTGATGAGAAGAATCCCATCGACGTGCGCCAGATGTGCCTCGACGTGATCGGCAAGTTGCCGCCGGGCATGGCCACCAGCCAGCTGATTCAGCTCGCGCTGCACGACAGCAACGAAAACCTCCGCGAGCGCTGCCTGGCCGAGCTTCGTCGCCAGGGAGGACATCTGGCGATTCCAGTCTTCGTGAAAGCTCTGACTAATAAAGACAACAAGGTTGTCCGCCGCGCCGCGGTCGGCCTGCAGGTGCTGGGCGCCACGTCGGCTACGAAACCGTTGATCGACGCACTGGTAACGACGCACAAAACCGTGAAGCAAGGCAACCCCGGCCAGATGGGAGCATCGTTCGGCGGCGGTGGCGACAACGGTGGTTTGGGCGGCTTGAGCATGGGCTCAAAGACGCAAGTCATCATCGATCACCAAAAAAACGACGAAGTGCTGAGCGCTCTGCTTAGCCTGCATCCGGGCGTCAATCACAGCTACGACAAAGAGAAGTGGCGACAGTGGCTCATGTCGCAAAAGGGCTCGGCAGTACTCGATTTTCGGCGAGTGGAATAG
- the argH gene encoding argininosuccinate lyase — MATPSRSGVFSQATDRRVERFTESISFDRRLYAHDIQGSIAHAQMLAKVGILTAEECEQISVTLKQIGKEIENDIFPFNIALEDIHMHIESALIERLGDVGRKLHTGRSRNDQVATDIRLWVRDALDRIDAGLLNLQRAFFERCEADADVILPGYTHLQRAQPVLAPHYWLAYCEKLERDRGRVRDCRRRTNVCSLGVAALAGTTLPIDRHDVAERLQFAEVAANSLDVSSDRDFVVESAFVLSLIAAHLSTWAEEWILWSTVEFNFLKLPHQFCTGSSIMPQKINPDVLELTRGKSARVIGHLQHLLVLIKGLPLAYNRDLQEDKPPLFDSFETVELCLELAAPLVAGATLNREGIAEKLEKGYLDATTLMEYLIFQKGIAQRTAHHLVGALVKDAMQRGVSLAELPLEALQAAHPDLDENVRSILGVKNAVEAFKSYGSTAPVEVRRQIERWRGILYGQEGLPLG, encoded by the coding sequence TTGGCAACTCCTTCCCGTAGCGGGGTCTTTTCGCAGGCGACGGACCGCCGGGTGGAACGCTTTACCGAAAGCATTAGCTTCGACCGCCGCCTCTACGCGCACGATATCCAGGGCTCGATCGCTCACGCCCAAATGCTGGCCAAGGTCGGCATTCTCACGGCTGAAGAGTGCGAACAGATCAGCGTCACGCTGAAGCAGATCGGCAAGGAGATCGAGAACGACATCTTCCCGTTCAACATCGCCCTCGAAGACATTCATATGCACATCGAGAGCGCGCTGATCGAGCGGCTCGGCGATGTCGGGCGAAAGCTGCACACGGGCCGCAGTCGAAACGACCAGGTCGCGACCGATATCCGCCTGTGGGTCCGCGATGCCCTCGACCGAATCGATGCTGGGCTGCTCAATCTGCAGCGGGCCTTTTTCGAACGCTGCGAAGCCGATGCCGATGTCATCCTGCCGGGGTACACGCATTTGCAGCGCGCTCAGCCGGTTCTCGCGCCGCACTACTGGCTGGCTTATTGCGAAAAACTCGAGCGCGATCGGGGCCGGGTGCGAGATTGCCGCCGACGAACCAATGTTTGCTCTCTCGGCGTGGCTGCCCTTGCGGGAACGACCCTGCCGATCGATCGCCATGACGTCGCCGAGCGGCTGCAATTTGCAGAGGTCGCTGCCAACAGCCTCGATGTGAGCAGCGATCGCGACTTCGTCGTGGAGTCGGCGTTTGTCCTGTCGCTCATCGCCGCGCATCTCAGCACGTGGGCCGAGGAGTGGATTCTGTGGTCGACGGTGGAATTCAATTTCCTCAAGTTGCCGCACCAGTTCTGCACTGGCTCGTCGATCATGCCGCAGAAGATCAATCCCGACGTGCTCGAACTCACTCGCGGCAAGAGCGCCCGCGTGATCGGCCATCTGCAGCACCTGCTGGTGCTGATCAAAGGCCTGCCACTCGCCTACAACCGCGACTTGCAAGAAGACAAACCGCCGCTGTTCGATTCGTTCGAGACGGTCGAACTCTGCCTGGAACTCGCCGCGCCGCTGGTTGCCGGAGCAACGCTCAATCGCGAAGGCATCGCCGAAAAGCTCGAGAAGGGCTACCTCGATGCAACCACGCTGATGGAATATCTGATCTTTCAGAAGGGGATCGCCCAGCGCACGGCTCATCACTTGGTCGGTGCGCTGGTGAAGGATGCGATGCAGCGGGGCGTGTCATTGGCGGAATTGCCGCTCGAAGCCCTACAAGCCGCGCATCCCGATCTCGATGAAAATGTGCGCTCGATTTTAGGTGTGAAAAACGCCGTCGAGGCCTTTAAGAGTTACGGTTCGACCGCGCCGGTCGAAGTGCGCCGTCAGATCGAACGTTGGCGGGGCATATTGTATGGGCAGGAAGGCCTGCCGCTCGGCTAA